The nucleotide window TCATAAATGACAGTTTCGAATGGGTGGGTACGTTGGGTTGAGCCCATCTTTGGTTGGTATCTCTATATGTGTCTTGATGATACTATGTCACGTAGAACTCCGTTGGTGAGACGAAATGGAATCAGAGACCTGGAACCAAGACTACCGGAAGTCTGCCTGAAAAAATTACCGATCCTCTCGCCTAATTCGCATGGGTTTACTTTGAATTCTTTACTTGATAATCTCTACTTAACTGCTATCAAACAGTAGCACGGTGCACCTTTATGGGAGGCGTCAGCTTCGCGATGACAATCTGGATGGGCagctcttcgtcttcggggTTCGCAATGCAGCCGTTCCAGCTGGTCACCACCATCCCCGACCTACAGCACGAGAAGGTGTGTCTTCTGGGCTTGAACAACTAAGAGGCATTGCCCAAACTGACGGTCCCATGACGCTACTGCTGGCGGATTCCAGCTGAAAAGCTCAAGGTTGCAACAGAAATGGCAAACTATTCGGTGGAGTGCATGCAAAGGGAAAGGATTCAAAGGGCCCGCCAAAAACCAGTGGTTGGCGCCTGCTGccggcccccctcccttgccCCACTATTAGCCTGAAGAAGCACGCCAACACGGCCAGGTGAGCAAGAACCCGGGCTAGTCGACGGGGATCGCGTCCCCTAAAACGACGTGCTGGCCGGCGTGCCAAGCACTAGGAGAGGGCAAAACTTTGGAAATCGGCCGGTCCCGCCATGCTGGGCCGGTTGCGGTGCAGCGGTGGAAGCGGTGGGCTAGCATTCCGGACCAGTCAGGCGAGCGGAGGCGTCACATGAAGAACCATAGGAACCACCAGGACCACACCCGGAACCCCTCAACCCAATACATACCCAGCATGTATCCCTCGTGGCGACTGCGATAGCTCCCCACTACCGTCCACCAGTGAGTGGTCATCGACCCTTGGCGATAGCGATTAGCAGCTGaaaggtttttttttcttcttctttcttttccttagTCGAGTGACCGGGATCTCACCTCACGGTGATAAAATCAAAAGAATAAACCCCCAGCCTCCCTGCCCCTCCTACCTCCCACTACTCTACTCCTTCGCGACCGATAGAAAAAAGGGTGTGTCGACCAAAGTTCTGCGCCGGTCTCGACTGTTCTTTCCCCCCATCGTCACGCGCGGCAAACGAAAGGGATAGACATATCACTACCAGTGACCCCGCCTCCACACAACCTCCGACGACAATCATATGTTGCGCGCCGACTCGGGCCTCTACTTCGCATACCACTTCCCGGCACATCAGTCCATGTGCCGTCCTATCGCGAGATAGACACAACAGCAGGCGACTTTGAGTCTTTGCGCTTGCTGACAGGGGACGAGAAAGACCAGAAGGCATCCTTCACTTTTGATACGATACATTAAACCCGAGAATACGTCGACAACGACATACTACTGATCGACCTCGCGCGCAAGGTATGTCTGTTCACTAAGCCCCAAACTACAATGAAGATGCtccgcccccccttctcgtacggcggcgacgaaggcTAACCCCATCATCCAGATCGCCGCCGCATGCCCGGTATCTCATCCCGCCTCGAGACCATCCTGTCGCTACCGCCCCTGCGCTTTCCCTTCGCCGGGCGGATCGCAGAAACCGGCACCCATACCGACACCGACACCGACCCCCGCCGACAGAGACACACCTACGAGCCGCTACCCACCATGGACGACACGGCCAAGAACCTGTacgcggcgccggtgacgacgacgcagatTACGGCCGGACCCGACGAGTCGGAGCTCGTCAACCAGGGCCTGCACGACATCGAGGCGCGCAAGGTGCACTGGTGGAGCTACTTCACGACGCTCGACTTCTGgatcgtcctcctcatcggccAGATCCTCGCCCTGTGCATCACGTCGACCAACACCTTCACCTCGTTCCTCGCCAACAACGGCGTCTCCATCCCGGCCTTCCAGACCGTCTTCAACTacatcctcctctttctcatCTACTTCCCCGTCACCATCTGGAAGTACGGCTTCAAGAAGTGGGCGGGGATCGTTGTGCGCGACGGCTGGAAGTACTTCATCCTCTccttcctcgacgtcgagggcaacTACTTCACCGTGCTCGCCTACCGCTACACCAACATCCTCTCGGCCCAGCTGCTCAATTTCTGGgccattgtcgtcgtcatcgtgCTGTCCTTCTTCCTGCTGCGCGTGCGCTACAAGATCTTCCAGATcgtcggcatcctcgtcgccatcggcggctgCGGTGTCCTGCTCGCCAGCGACCACCTCACCGGCTCCAACGGCGGgcccggcgtcgacctcgtcaagggCGACCTCTTTGCCTTGCTCGGCGCcaccctctatggcgtcacgaacgtcgccgaggagtgGTTCGTCAGCCGCCGGCCCGTGTACGAGGTGCTCTCCTTCATGGGCATGTGGGGCATGTGCATCAACGGCGTGCAGGCCGCCATCTTCGACCGCGACTCGTTCCGTGAAGCCACCTGGAACGGCCCGGCCATCGGCTACCTGCTGGGCTACACCTTCGCCCTTTGCCTGTTCTACAGCCTtgtgccgctgctgctgcgcatGGCTAGCGCCGCCTTCTACAACATCTCGCTGCTGACGGGCAACTTCTggggcatcatcatcggcgtcaACGTCTTTGGCTACGCCGTCCACTGGATGTACCCCATCGCCTTCGTGCTCATTATCCTCGGCCAGGTCGCCtacttcctcgccggcagTATGCTGGGCGATTCCAAGAAGCCGTGGCTGGGCGACAACCAGGAgaacggcgtcgccggcctgggcaccgccaagctcaaggccaTTAACGCCGCGCGGAAGCGGCAGATGGGCACTTCTGGGATGACCGGCACCCGCGAGAGACGACCATCTGCCGAATCAGTTGTTTGAGGAGGAGCTTGATTCAGGATGAGacaggaggggggaggaggattATATGTCTTGGTTTTCTCTTCATGGCGATTTGTCTTTCACCCCCCCGATTCTGAGCTTGCTGTGGTGATGGCCGTGGACGACTCACAACGCTAGCCGGGACCGGCGTGGTGAGATCCATGTCTTGATATTCCCGTCCCGTGTTGGAGCCCCCCCGCACGCACGTACATCATGTATCCCCGTTATGCAAGGGGAACAACGTTACTACACTATTGGATATGCAAGACTTCACCACTTACTTATCTTATCATCAGCTGTCGTGCTTCTTTGTGCCGCGTCATGACTCTGACCCAGCGCTTTACAGCTCTTATTATCAGAACTTTCTGTCGGAAGTGCACCCTCGGGATTGTGCGTTTCGAGGTGAAGAGCCTCACGGCTTCCCCACCGGGGTTCATTTTGATATCAACCTTAGCCGGCCGGGTGGGAaaaggtgggggggggggggggggttcatTGACCGACCAGTGGCTCCGGCGCCCTGGATCGGGCGATTGGAATATCAGAGTTCAGAGACTTTTTATCCATCTCTATTCCTTCTTGACTCGCAACTGGACTGCGAACCTGGCCCATGGAGCTGCTTTTGaagggcaggcagggaggTCGCCCCGAAAGAAGTCTacctctctctgtctgcgAAGCCCCCCGTTCgtcgtttcttcttctctttcgaGAGCCCGGGCGTCATACCACGCCCGCCTTGCCACGCCTTGCACACAATGCTGCAAGGCCTCGCTCAAATGTTCCACAGTTTTCTCCGCCGTGTGCCCGCGCCAAGACGTGCAGCGCCCGTACCCCTCCGTCGCCCGCGACAGTTGTGCCGCTCGAGGAGTCGCTTGACCCTGAGAAAAGGGTTGCGCAATTCGACCCGTACCACACGATGTgcatgtatgtatgtatgtgtgtacGCAGTCGCACGCGGTAGCTGTTCGCCGGTTCGTCGAAAACCTGCCACCGCATTAGAATTTGTAGATGGATGAAAGTTCCGCGCCCGGCGCCCTTCCCGAGTGACATTTCAATGGACCCACTCGCGGGCCGCCGTTAGGGGCCCTTAGTAGCCTCTCATGTTGTAATGTACCTGATAAGGCAAGTACATCATCTCAGTGAACCCTCATCGGTCACCACGTACACTTGTTCTCGCTCATGTTGGCCACAAGGGAGGGAGAGTatgtgagagagagatgtCAACTTCATTAACCTCCAGTCCGCCTTTTCTTccctttctccccccccaaatcTGATACACgacggaagacgacgatgtgTGTTGGGAAGCAAGGAGACCTTCGCTgtttctccctccctttcgAACAGGAAACGGCAATGGGCACTCGTAGTTCAACCACTGGCAGCCGTCCGGTTCGATGCGTCTCAGGCGAACCGTGTAACCTGACGACTTTCCGGGGGGCTTCGTGTATCCTAGTCTTTTCGTCTTCTCTCTCGGCTCCTGTGGCCTGTCCTGCGTGTGATCCTCGCCGCGCTGATTGGCGTACGAGCCCCAACCCCTTGGACTCAGGCGCCCCTCGTTTTCGCCTTATACGATGTACACGAcacgacgccctcgtcacTTCGGTAAGCTGGATTTCCCTGTGACATCGCAAACTGTCGTATACAGACTCATCTGCTTCATCCGTTCCATGATTTGCGCGAGATGGTGTCGCTCAAGATTACACCGCTTGGTCGGGTCTCATCCATCGCCCGGCTTGTCCCCCTCCTCAATCAAACAACCTTTCTCGGGTTCGTCATATCAGCCGTGGGTTCGGCCGCTCACGGTCTTGCCATCCCGACGCTGGGATGTTCGGGGCCTCGAGGATCGAATCTCAGGAGGTCAAAGTTTGTTTTCTCCTTCTGCCCGAAGTCTCAGGCGCAGCCACCGAGCAGGCCGGTTGCCAAGATATCCCCGTACACTTGATAACACCGGTACCTCCTCCCGCTTTCGTCTCAGGCTCGAGGTAAATTTCTCCCCTCGCGGCTTTCGTTTTATCTCATTCCACCTCCCGATCCTCTTCTCCACGAACGTATGCCTTTTATTCTACCCACAACAGCCCCGGTTTCTATCTAGAACCGACTGTTggacagagagaaagagagagagtccTCTTGTTGCCATCCCGACCAACTCGACTGCTCTCCTCCGACGGTAACAGCAGCATACTAATCATTGCGACACAAGACGCAAAGTCTATTCACATACTGGCTCAAACCCAGCTCTAGCACACACTCACCGATTCGGCGGTGGGGCTATTAACTCGCCCTGCTCTCGGGGACGCGGTCTGAGCTCAATGACCGGCTCGAGCGTCATCTGATATATCGCGGGCTGCTCGCTCGACTCCTTGGAAAGGCGTTAACGGATTTTTGTTCTTGCTCGTTTTTGTGCCCTCTGCATCGGTCGGGGCCCTCGGACGTAGGGCTGTTCACGGATTTGTCGACTTGACCTTGTTGCAACATTGTCTGCAAAGTCAGACGAGGAAAGAAAGCGATACAAAGATTCGAGGCAACTCACCATCAAAGGGCCATGGGTCCTGCACACAATCACAGAATGATCACAAACACATCAGGGTGGGCTCTATTGGGTGGTAGCGCCTCCCGCCGATTCAAagtcgtcatcggcgccttAATCCTTTTCATCGCATCGGCGGTTTTGGTCCTACAACCAGACTGGCGTGTCGCCAGCTCCAAGCTGCGTGTGCCCAGCTCACACCACCAACCTATATCTGGGCCATCGACGAATCCTCCGACGAATCCTC belongs to Colletotrichum higginsianum IMI 349063 chromosome 5, whole genome shotgun sequence and includes:
- a CDS encoding Duf914 domain membrane protein encodes the protein MPGISSRLETILSLPPLRFPFAGRIAETGTHTDTDTDPRRQRHTYEPLPTMDDTAKNLYAAPVTTTQITAGPDESELVNQGLHDIEARKVHWWSYFTTLDFWIVLLIGQILALCITSTNTFTSFLANNGVSIPAFQTVFNYILLFLIYFPVTIWKYGFKKWAGIVVRDGWKYFILSFLDVEGNYFTVLAYRYTNILSAQLLNFWAIVVVIVLSFFLLRVRYKIFQIVGILVAIGGCGVLLASDHLTGSNGGPGVDLVKGDLFALLGATLYGVTNVAEEWFVSRRPVYEVLSFMGMWGMCINGVQAAIFDRDSFREATWNGPAIGYLLGYTFALCLFYSLVPLLLRMASAAFYNISLLTGNFWGIIIGVNVFGYAVHWMYPIAFVLIILGQVAYFLAGSMLGDSKKPWLGDNQENGVAGLGTAKLKAINAARKRQMGTSGMTGTRERRPSAESVV